One Eubalaena glacialis isolate mEubGla1 chromosome 11, mEubGla1.1.hap2.+ XY, whole genome shotgun sequence DNA segment encodes these proteins:
- the USP5 gene encoding ubiquitin carboxyl-terminal hydrolase 5 isoform X2, translating into MAELSEEALLSVLPTIRVPKAGDRVHKDECAFSFDTPESEGGLYICMNTFLGFGKQYVERHFNKTGQRVYLHLRRTRRPKEEDTTASTGDPPRKKPTRLAIGVEGGFDLNEEKFEYDEDVKIIILPDYLEIARDGLGGLPDIVRDRVTSAVEALLSADSASRKQEVQAWDGEVRQVSKHAFSLKQLDSPARIPPCGWKCSKCDMRENLWLNLTDGSILCGRRYFDGSGGNNHAVEHYRESGYPLAVKLGTITPDGADVYSYDEDDMVLDPNLAEHLSHFGIDMLKMQKTDKTMTELEIDMNQRIGEWELIQESGVPLKPLFGPGYTGIRNLGNSCYLNSVVQVLFSIPDFQRKYVDKLEKIFQNAPTDPTQDFSTQVAKLGHGLLSGEYSKPAPESGDGEQVPEQKEVQDGLAPRMFKALIGKGHPEFSTNRQQDAQEFFLHLINMVERNCRSSENPNEVFRFLVEEKIKCLATEKVKYTQRVDYIMQLPVPMDAALNKEELLEYEEKKRQAEEEKLPLPELVRAQVPFSSCLEAYGAPEQVDDFWSTALQAKSVAVKTTRFASFPDYLVIQIKKFTFGLDWVPKKLDVSIEMPEELDISQLRGTGLQPGEEELPDIAPPLVTPDEPKAPMLDESVIIQLVEMGFPMDACRKAVYYTGNSGAEAAMNWVMSHMDDPDFANPLILPGSSGPGSTSAAADPPPEDCVTTIVSMGFSRDQALKALRATNNSLERAVDWIFSHIDDLDAEAAMDISEGRSAADSISESIPVGPKVRDGPGKYQLFAFISHMGTSTMCGHYVCHIKKEGRWVIYNDQKVCASEKPPKDLGYIYFYQRVAS; encoded by the exons GAGTCTGAGGGTGGCCTCTACATCTGCATGAACACATTCCTGGGTTTTGGGAAACAGTATGTGGAGAGACATTTCAACAAGACGGGCCAGCGAGTCTACCTGCACCTCCGCCGGACCCGGCGCCCG aaagaggaagacacaaCTGCGAGCACTGGAGACCCTCCCCGCAAGAAGCCCACCCGTCTGGCTATCG GTGTCGAAGGCGGGTTTGACCTCAACGAGGAGAAGTTTGAATACGATGAGGATGTAAAAATCATCATTTTGCCGGATTACCTGGAGATAGCCCGGGATGGGTTGGGGGGACTGCCTGACATTGTCAGAGATCGG GTGACCAGTGCGGTGGAGGCCCTACTGTCGGCCGACTCAGCCTCCCGCAAGCAGGAGGTGCAGGCCTGGGATGGGGAAGTGCGGCAGGTGTCTAAGCACGCCTTCAGCCTCAAGCAGCTGGACAGCCCTGCTCGAATCCCTCCCTG TGGCTGGAAGTGCTCCAAGTGCGACATGAGGGAGAACCTGTGGCTCAACCTGACCGACGGCTCCATCCTCTGTGGCCGGCGCTACTTCGACGGCAGCGGCGGCAACAACCACGCCGTGGAGCACTACCGCGAGTCGGGCTACCCGCTAGCCGTCAAGCTGGGCACCATCACGCCCGACGGAGCTG ACGTGTACTCATATGACGAGGATGACATGGTCCTGGACCCCAACCTGGCCGAGCACCTGTCCCACTTCGGTATCGACATGCTGAAGATGCAGAAG ACGGACAAGACGATGACGGAGTTGGAGATAGACATGAACCAGCGCATCGGCGAGTGGGAGCTGATCCAGGAGTCGGGGGTGCCGCTCAAGCCCCTGTTCGGGCCCGGCTACACAGGCATCCGCAACCTGGGCAACAGCTGCTACCTCAACTCGGTGGTCCAGGTGCTCTTCAGCATCCCCGACTTCCAGAGGAA ATATGTGGATAAGCTGGAGAAGATCTTCCAGAACGCCCCGACGGACCCTACCCAGGATTTCAGCACCCAGGT GGCCAAGCTGGGCCATGGCCTTCTCTCGGGAGAGTACTCCAAGCCAGCACCAGAGTCGGGCGATGGGGAGCAGGTGCCAGAACAAAAG GAAGTCCAAGATGGCCTCGCCCCTCGGATGTTCAAGGCCCTCATCGGCAAGGGTCACCCCGAGTTCTCCACCAACCGGCAGCAGGATGCCCAAGAGTTCTTCCTTCACCTTATCAACATGGTGGAG AGGAATTGCCGGAGCTCTGAAAATCCTAATGAAGTGTTccgcttcctggtggaggaaaaGATCAAGTGCCTGGCAACAGAGAAGGTGAAGTACACCCAGCGAGTGGACTACATCATGCAGCTGCCTGTGCCCATGGACGCGGCCCTGAACAAAG AGGAGCTCCTGGAGTACGAGGAGAAGAAGCGGCAAGCCGAAGAGGAGAAGCTGCCACTGCCAGAACTGGTTCGGGCCCAGGTGCCCTTCAGTTCCTGCCTGGAGGCCTATGGGGCCCCCGAGCAGGTGGATGACTTCTGGAGCACGGCCCTGCAGGCCAAATCAGTAGCCGTCAA GACCACACGATTTGCCTCATTCCCTGACTACCTGGTCATCCAGATCAAGAAGTTCACCTTCGGCTTAGACTGGGTGCCCAAGAAACTGG ATGTATCCATTGAGATGCCAGAGGAGCTAGACATCTCCCAGCTGAGGGGCACAGGGCTGCAGCCTGGAGAGGAGGAGCTGCCCGACATTGCCCCACCCCTGGTCACTCCGGATGAGCCCAAAG CGCCCATGTTGGATGAATCGGTCATCATCCAGCTGGTGGAGATGGGCTTCCCGATGGACGCCTGCCGCAAAGCCGTCTACTACACGGGCAACAGCGGGGCCGAGGCTGCCATGAACTGGGTCATGTCACACATGGATGATCCAG ATTTTGCAAACCCCCTCATCCTGCCTGGCTCCAGCGGGCCCGGCTCCACAAGCGCAGCAGCTGACCCCCCGCCAGAGGACTGTGTGACCACCATCGTCTCCATGGGCTTCTCCCGGGACCAGGCCCTGAAAGCCCTGCGGGCCACG aaTAATAGTTTAGAACGGGCTGTGGACTGGATCTTCAGTCACATAGACGACCTGGACGCAGAAGCTGCCATGGACATCTCCGAGGGCCGCTCAGCTGCCGACTCCATCTCCGAGTCCATACCGGTGGGACCTAAAGTCCGGGACGGTCCTGGAA aGTATCAGCTCTTCGCCTTCATTAGTCACATGGGCACCTCAACCATGTGTGGTCACTACGTCTGCCACATCAAGAAGGAAGGCAG atGGGTGATCTACAATGACCAGAAAGTGTGTGCCTCTGAGAAGCCGCCCAAGGACCTGGGCTACATCTACTTCTACCAGAGAGTGGCCAGCTAA
- the USP5 gene encoding ubiquitin carboxyl-terminal hydrolase 5 isoform X1 translates to MAELSEEALLSVLPTIRVPKAGDRVHKDECAFSFDTPESEGGLYICMNTFLGFGKQYVERHFNKTGQRVYLHLRRTRRPKEEDTTASTGDPPRKKPTRLAIGVEGGFDLNEEKFEYDEDVKIIILPDYLEIARDGLGGLPDIVRDRVTSAVEALLSADSASRKQEVQAWDGEVRQVSKHAFSLKQLDSPARIPPCGWKCSKCDMRENLWLNLTDGSILCGRRYFDGSGGNNHAVEHYRESGYPLAVKLGTITPDGADVYSYDEDDMVLDPNLAEHLSHFGIDMLKMQKTDKTMTELEIDMNQRIGEWELIQESGVPLKPLFGPGYTGIRNLGNSCYLNSVVQVLFSIPDFQRKYVDKLEKIFQNAPTDPTQDFSTQVAKLGHGLLSGEYSKPAPESGDGEQVPEQKEVQDGLAPRMFKALIGKGHPEFSTNRQQDAQEFFLHLINMVERNCRSSENPNEVFRFLVEEKIKCLATEKVKYTQRVDYIMQLPVPMDAALNKEELLEYEEKKRQAEEEKLPLPELVRAQVPFSSCLEAYGAPEQVDDFWSTALQAKSVAVKTTRFASFPDYLVIQIKKFTFGLDWVPKKLDVSIEMPEELDISQLRGTGLQPGEEELPDIAPPLVTPDEPKGSLGFYGNEDEDSFCSPHFSSPTSPMLDESVIIQLVEMGFPMDACRKAVYYTGNSGAEAAMNWVMSHMDDPDFANPLILPGSSGPGSTSAAADPPPEDCVTTIVSMGFSRDQALKALRATNNSLERAVDWIFSHIDDLDAEAAMDISEGRSAADSISESIPVGPKVRDGPGKYQLFAFISHMGTSTMCGHYVCHIKKEGRWVIYNDQKVCASEKPPKDLGYIYFYQRVAS, encoded by the exons GAGTCTGAGGGTGGCCTCTACATCTGCATGAACACATTCCTGGGTTTTGGGAAACAGTATGTGGAGAGACATTTCAACAAGACGGGCCAGCGAGTCTACCTGCACCTCCGCCGGACCCGGCGCCCG aaagaggaagacacaaCTGCGAGCACTGGAGACCCTCCCCGCAAGAAGCCCACCCGTCTGGCTATCG GTGTCGAAGGCGGGTTTGACCTCAACGAGGAGAAGTTTGAATACGATGAGGATGTAAAAATCATCATTTTGCCGGATTACCTGGAGATAGCCCGGGATGGGTTGGGGGGACTGCCTGACATTGTCAGAGATCGG GTGACCAGTGCGGTGGAGGCCCTACTGTCGGCCGACTCAGCCTCCCGCAAGCAGGAGGTGCAGGCCTGGGATGGGGAAGTGCGGCAGGTGTCTAAGCACGCCTTCAGCCTCAAGCAGCTGGACAGCCCTGCTCGAATCCCTCCCTG TGGCTGGAAGTGCTCCAAGTGCGACATGAGGGAGAACCTGTGGCTCAACCTGACCGACGGCTCCATCCTCTGTGGCCGGCGCTACTTCGACGGCAGCGGCGGCAACAACCACGCCGTGGAGCACTACCGCGAGTCGGGCTACCCGCTAGCCGTCAAGCTGGGCACCATCACGCCCGACGGAGCTG ACGTGTACTCATATGACGAGGATGACATGGTCCTGGACCCCAACCTGGCCGAGCACCTGTCCCACTTCGGTATCGACATGCTGAAGATGCAGAAG ACGGACAAGACGATGACGGAGTTGGAGATAGACATGAACCAGCGCATCGGCGAGTGGGAGCTGATCCAGGAGTCGGGGGTGCCGCTCAAGCCCCTGTTCGGGCCCGGCTACACAGGCATCCGCAACCTGGGCAACAGCTGCTACCTCAACTCGGTGGTCCAGGTGCTCTTCAGCATCCCCGACTTCCAGAGGAA ATATGTGGATAAGCTGGAGAAGATCTTCCAGAACGCCCCGACGGACCCTACCCAGGATTTCAGCACCCAGGT GGCCAAGCTGGGCCATGGCCTTCTCTCGGGAGAGTACTCCAAGCCAGCACCAGAGTCGGGCGATGGGGAGCAGGTGCCAGAACAAAAG GAAGTCCAAGATGGCCTCGCCCCTCGGATGTTCAAGGCCCTCATCGGCAAGGGTCACCCCGAGTTCTCCACCAACCGGCAGCAGGATGCCCAAGAGTTCTTCCTTCACCTTATCAACATGGTGGAG AGGAATTGCCGGAGCTCTGAAAATCCTAATGAAGTGTTccgcttcctggtggaggaaaaGATCAAGTGCCTGGCAACAGAGAAGGTGAAGTACACCCAGCGAGTGGACTACATCATGCAGCTGCCTGTGCCCATGGACGCGGCCCTGAACAAAG AGGAGCTCCTGGAGTACGAGGAGAAGAAGCGGCAAGCCGAAGAGGAGAAGCTGCCACTGCCAGAACTGGTTCGGGCCCAGGTGCCCTTCAGTTCCTGCCTGGAGGCCTATGGGGCCCCCGAGCAGGTGGATGACTTCTGGAGCACGGCCCTGCAGGCCAAATCAGTAGCCGTCAA GACCACACGATTTGCCTCATTCCCTGACTACCTGGTCATCCAGATCAAGAAGTTCACCTTCGGCTTAGACTGGGTGCCCAAGAAACTGG ATGTATCCATTGAGATGCCAGAGGAGCTAGACATCTCCCAGCTGAGGGGCACAGGGCTGCAGCCTGGAGAGGAGGAGCTGCCCGACATTGCCCCACCCCTGGTCACTCCGGATGAGCCCAAAGGTAGCCTTGGTTTCTATGGCAACGAAGACGAAGACTCCTTCTGCtcccctcacttctcctctccgaCAT CGCCCATGTTGGATGAATCGGTCATCATCCAGCTGGTGGAGATGGGCTTCCCGATGGACGCCTGCCGCAAAGCCGTCTACTACACGGGCAACAGCGGGGCCGAGGCTGCCATGAACTGGGTCATGTCACACATGGATGATCCAG ATTTTGCAAACCCCCTCATCCTGCCTGGCTCCAGCGGGCCCGGCTCCACAAGCGCAGCAGCTGACCCCCCGCCAGAGGACTGTGTGACCACCATCGTCTCCATGGGCTTCTCCCGGGACCAGGCCCTGAAAGCCCTGCGGGCCACG aaTAATAGTTTAGAACGGGCTGTGGACTGGATCTTCAGTCACATAGACGACCTGGACGCAGAAGCTGCCATGGACATCTCCGAGGGCCGCTCAGCTGCCGACTCCATCTCCGAGTCCATACCGGTGGGACCTAAAGTCCGGGACGGTCCTGGAA aGTATCAGCTCTTCGCCTTCATTAGTCACATGGGCACCTCAACCATGTGTGGTCACTACGTCTGCCACATCAAGAAGGAAGGCAG atGGGTGATCTACAATGACCAGAAAGTGTGTGCCTCTGAGAAGCCGCCCAAGGACCTGGGCTACATCTACTTCTACCAGAGAGTGGCCAGCTAA